One segment of Sphingomonas telluris DNA contains the following:
- a CDS encoding DUF2585 family protein, translating into MNRTTRTAVAALLILAATAALLFLMGRPPICTCGKIGLWVAQANSSRTSQMLSDWYSLSHVVHGFLFFAILWLAFRKWPLERRFLVALAIEAAWEVVENTPMVINRYREETAALGYTGDSVINSMSDIAMMVLGFSLARRLSVRWSIAIVLALELIPLFVIRDNLTLNVWMLLAPNDAIKAWQSGGSASALFSAFAH; encoded by the coding sequence ATGAACCGAACCACGCGCACGGCAGTCGCCGCGCTCCTCATCCTCGCAGCGACGGCCGCGCTCCTGTTCCTGATGGGGCGGCCACCCATCTGCACGTGCGGCAAGATCGGCCTGTGGGTTGCCCAGGCGAACAGCTCGCGCACGAGCCAGATGCTGAGCGACTGGTACAGCCTCAGCCACGTCGTTCACGGGTTCCTATTCTTCGCGATCCTCTGGCTGGCGTTCCGCAAATGGCCGCTGGAACGTCGCTTCCTCGTGGCGCTGGCGATCGAGGCAGCGTGGGAGGTGGTCGAGAACACGCCGATGGTCATCAACCGCTATCGGGAGGAGACGGCCGCCCTCGGCTATACCGGAGACAGCGTCATCAATTCGATGTCGGACATCGCCATGATGGTGCTCGGCTTCTCGCTCGCGCGGAGACTGTCCGTACGCTGGTCTATCGCCATCGTCCTTGCGCTGGAGCTGATCCCCCTTTTCGTGATTCGCGACAATCTGACGCTCAATGTATGGATGCTTCTCGCGCCGAATGATGCAATTAAGGCGTGGCAGTCCGGAGGATCGGCTTCGGCACTCTTCTCGGCCTTTGCGCATTGA